One Deltaproteobacteria bacterium DNA window includes the following coding sequences:
- a CDS encoding sigma 54-dependent Fis family transcriptional regulator: MTQLIFSKSGQTVFKRTMEKNEITIGRDADCDIQLADNDISRKHCLLYKDKETIVVKDTSRNGTWVNKKRITQCHLRAHDEIQIGVWTIQPFIDFQIIPEETFIHERKTGPQKNQLGDMLGNSKAMQTVFDLIRKAAPTEITVCLVGESGTGKELAAQSIHNLSPRHGKPFVAVNCGAIPENLIESILFGHEKGSFSGATEKHAGVFEEADGGTLFLDEIGEMPIDLQTRLLRVLETRTVRRVGGKQDYPVDIRLIAATNRDLQKLITQEKFRQDLFYRLYVFPIHLAPLREKSEDILLLANHFLNLFSLENGGKKLSEEAATKLKNHEWRGNIRELKNIIQRSLLLSQSDTIEAEEIELAPLTSIKMEVGELELGAQEKLSILEVLKKTNGNQAKTARHLGIARTTLASKLRRYHIKPSK; encoded by the coding sequence ATGACACAGCTCATTTTTTCCAAATCGGGTCAGACGGTTTTTAAACGGACCATGGAAAAAAATGAAATCACAATCGGCCGCGATGCCGATTGCGACATCCAACTGGCAGATAACGATATTTCAAGAAAGCATTGTCTCTTGTATAAAGACAAAGAAACAATCGTCGTCAAAGACACAAGCAGGAATGGCACATGGGTCAATAAAAAGCGGATCACGCAATGTCATTTGCGCGCGCATGATGAAATCCAGATCGGCGTTTGGACCATTCAACCTTTTATTGATTTTCAAATCATTCCCGAAGAAACATTTATTCACGAAAGAAAAACAGGCCCACAAAAAAATCAACTGGGCGATATGCTTGGAAATTCCAAAGCAATGCAAACCGTTTTCGATCTAATCCGCAAAGCCGCTCCAACCGAAATCACTGTTTGCCTTGTTGGCGAATCAGGAACCGGCAAAGAACTTGCGGCTCAATCGATTCACAATTTAAGTCCACGCCATGGAAAACCTTTTGTTGCCGTTAATTGCGGCGCCATTCCGGAAAATCTGATTGAAAGCATTTTATTCGGACATGAAAAAGGTTCTTTCAGCGGTGCCACCGAAAAACATGCGGGCGTTTTTGAAGAGGCCGATGGCGGGACACTTTTTCTCGATGAAATCGGGGAGATGCCGATTGATTTGCAAACACGTCTCTTGCGCGTACTGGAAACAAGAACCGTCCGTAGAGTCGGCGGCAAACAAGATTACCCGGTGGATATTCGCCTCATTGCCGCCACTAACAGGGATTTGCAAAAACTCATCACACAGGAAAAATTTCGCCAAGACCTTTTCTATCGACTTTATGTTTTTCCCATTCACTTGGCGCCTCTGAGAGAAAAAAGCGAGGATATTTTATTGCTCGCCAATCATTTTCTAAATCTTTTCTCGCTTGAAAACGGCGGAAAGAAACTTTCCGAAGAAGCGGCTACGAAATTAAAAAACCACGAGTGGAGAGGAAACATCCGAGAGTTGAAAAATATCATTCAGCGAAGTCTTCTATTATCGCAATCAGACACCATTGAAGCCGAAGAAATAGAATTGGCCCCTCTGACCTCCATCAAAATGGAAGTGGGAGAATTGGAATTGGGGGCGCAGGAAAAATTATCGATTCTGGAAGTATTAAAGAAGACAAACGGTAATCAGGCTAAAACGGCTCGTCATTTGGGAATCGCAAGGACAACCCTCGCATCAAAACTAAGACGCTATCACATCAAACCTTCGAAGTAG